In the genome of Pelodiscus sinensis isolate JC-2024 chromosome 15, ASM4963464v1, whole genome shotgun sequence, one region contains:
- the PRR14L gene encoding protein PRR14L isoform X2: MLSSGVESQEKSHPHPLDSSMSAVVQELYNGLPVSISTEITPGSDANVRLDAKPEASTLVLAHNSSLLSECHRICGVENCPKETDNLDNGGKLISQEVVGSLSEESMESRNLAENEEAKTGILGKQDICANRSQKEERGSVKKTQDVQQELVGYCSLASEEKRWLRQDPQINQSGKEVSRICCTEMAEPLKSKDTLPKRPRRAVACFAWYQGRGLQSYKSQKVVGRRNYSGVKSEENQTNVQVTPEILPKPTEEIQGMKAVGTRIFSKAGHGNYRVSKGLPTETNECPDIDIITASGEVSETSTLFSIEPLTVVETGSTKEYPHEEKEYKGLTTCTTISLTTRDCTISYSETGEIGLFRSSHVNGSNITPASYQTYEQDEENNPHNYSAFHISQSSEVDIPLSKESSEALRAPLKSLCGLDSENMPLEENTEFCEIQEAYLANERERPSCNGGSQRTEFLKNWISRPVMEEQLSPVQSGEIATDKAEQLEMDSCTDHSPSCGYGKVAEIRRETATKNSCDMNNGHDVHSESSDLPIPSSVASSAEFPPGDLISSEINFKKDGNQWQIGINDVCWGGVVKRCTKENNTLLVNTKNLVSIKTGDLHTCSSNGYNKYANSLPTVHDSLDYGTKLDDVFLEAPLVEKEVSSSSVIEDLDNSSEKTPEAISVNVNLPTYKETNFTCTSSEALGHDAKESRVPLGLPSEPYYGNADAVSNRDLCLDRLPKNMPLLASAKLEAQSVGLQLKNEELSLANHSFNITYVTSKGSQKSMNSVLRRTKKIVTNMENEKSDTCIHNDQYMEYHCSAVKDCFILSDGTSLDNAMLNKDSFKAQIELKTEKATCLETQQLLVPNDEKAVSLPEENIHLACESVPRADDWNCNCVFKKMPNYTSAAERLLHSAGILDDLIMDSLEVKSSNTNIEVESLKRYDDACENTKERLDSDNIEKITVTGKGQEQINSCALQKDEKDKIEILDSVNAYKDSHHDEASEQSVSTDVNKSKDQDGHQIYNTTVVLGERELKMYKTTALPCEYHLSEDTVSKSDADSSIPSHKTCSKQSFDLELSCFQHSEQLNDTVCQVENQNLACQIELIGPVSHKQNETRVSNEVLEFQHCDLDNSKHISNTGVQTITSSVEQPVRAICSKENELLTLKDEKRTRLIHEFLEEKIFQGPYQKIMVDTDLSEYTVISDSSEAKKVELKESNNVGAGSREDHGIFKDSTVNADHSEYTDSVSSAKEDQKEYTILVENSKLSPLVNIGSLVMDPENKIKTIVDSFSVFLSASKSLSCVPEETAIIPGIRRETCLLLDSAVNHRIVEIKKTCPQSGFVTFTVADGPESKNPVQSEEFCVNQELSSAKDVISETPLALSSEICLPQRDELLATSWNVQIADQDSSSTNALCNDYSATDPLVQTLERRTDSSDSSSEAREKAISSLNEVKLEVYTASHARSSESSVSAGDSESVVKEMDVTSSDNSDCVADHSELVSVKLLSETVDSYLESKDLINSETSDIHQTTDSRKPSKNDTEASLKCLDFSEVCQSYELSSHSKDNSNEVRDSMKTPHDSVSAENEVPDAERLAFTYFVQALKQQMCEETEVCPARNFLLHVGHMQQIQESKDQESAKIPFQGSVVYDTESLEASDELVVSSVVTKTESPRKQFFAAISSISDDKQIYSTLQEVKRPKISKNDDSEHMKTMTSEVESLSVHLGSRIELSADNTPLVPFPLSLPQAKSFAKDDEIHGAFRNTCKSKRLFPVKQQTKRKCVKTPTWDELKTVRENKKVKSSAFKRNSPDAVPMQEHNLLSPIYFARTRSAKKVEIARRLNLMSKKKANKCSLLNRLKLSKCTKEPTLLSRLSTMASNLLALPKSSHKLKTLQCSSELPMIERSRQTRSKRLLEVFSCINMKIKSQQGDGLCTKMFSFQPLALYPVVSSKMYILDLSSNIPSVFNTPISPISFHINLDFDSLINLTGITSQHCVPDRPALGEALVHPCQPSKWTFSFLLPQSCSDITAFREDTKLSNELHSSGLSLTTTEAVTSSDNCRRNPIAKRAGCSMLGLHTVLALSSPQCYRIWTRRRNVTSRIPTVQRLFISQITQGLTGLRSPNSVSDDLFSSLPNSLGKVLALWIQHGPSACPSEFTPLHSNHCKWQPSLGIESSYVVLPHMTVLGPKAARTTGVDIRLEHSLSDWLPKSCMFPELAISPLRLSVPEFQVHPFDALDASLSLCPTSQRDTELKKAEPEKKPKRVSQIRIRKTVPKPDPNLTPMGLPRRKRLKKKEFSLEEIYTNKNYKSPPMTRCLETIFEEPKEKNGSLISISQQKRKRILEFQDFTIPRKRKTRSRVKVAGSFTRAKKAAVQGREIDALLVQKLMDLDAFFAEEDEKEQSSGS; this comes from the exons GACCCTCAGATAAACCAGAGTGGGAAAGAAGTTTCAAGAATTTGCTGCACTGAAATGGCAGAGCCTCTGAAGAGTAAAG acACACTCCCAAAGAGACCAAGGAGGGCTGTTGCATGTTTTGCATGGTACCAAGGCAGGGGCCTTCAATCTTATAAATCTCAGAAGGTGGTTGGGAGAAGGAATTATAGTGGTGTTAAATCAG AAGAAAACCAAACAAATGTACAGGTGACACCTGAAATTCtgccaaagcccactgaagaaaTACAAGGTATGAAGGCTGTTGGGACTAGGATATTTAGTAAAGCAGGACACGGGAATTACAGAGTGAGTAAAGGTCTTCCAACTGAGACAAATGAATGCCCAGATATAGACATTATCACGGCCAGTGGTGAGGTTTCAGAAACCAGTACTTTATTTTCCATAGAGCCTTTAACAGTTGTGGAGACTGGCTCAACAAAAGAATATCCTCACGAAGAAAAAGAATATAAAGGATTAACAACCTGTACTACTATATCATTGACCACAAGGGATTGTACAATCTCTTATTCGGAGACTGGAGAAATAGGCTTGTTTAGATCAAGCCATGTTAATGGAAGTAATATAACACCTGCCAGTTACCAGACTTATGAGCAAGATGAAGAAAACAACCCTCATAACTACAGTGCTTTTCATATATCTCAAAGTAGTGAAGTTGATAtacctctctcaaaagaaagttCTGAAGCTTTAAGGGCTCCACTGAAGAGTTTGTGTGGTCTGGATTCTGAAAATATGCCACTAGAAGAGAACACTGAGTTCTGTGAAATACAGGAAGCATATCTTgctaatgaaagagagagaccaAGTTGTAATGGTGGTAGTCAAAGAACTGAATTTCTGAAGAACTGGATCTCCAGACCTGTGATGGAAGAACAGCTCTCTCCAGTCCAGAGTGGAGAAATAGCCACTGATAAGGCTGAACAATTGGAAATGGATAGTTGCACTGACCATTCACCCAGTTGTGGTTATGGGAAAGTTGCTGAAATCAGGAGAGAAACTGCAACGAAGAACAGTTGTGACATGAATAATGGGCATGACGTTCATTCAGAGAGCTCTGATTTGCCAATTCCTAGTTCTGTTGCTTCATCAGCAGAATTTCCACCAGGAGACTTAATCTCTTCagaaattaactttaaaaaggaTGGGAACCAGTGGCAAATAGGTATTAATGATGTATGTTGGGGTGGTGTAGTAAAACGATGTACAAAGGAAAATAACACTTTATTGGTGAATACAAAAAACCTTGTCAGTATTAAGACTGGAGACTTGCATACATGTTCTAGTAATGGCTACAATAAATATGCAAACTCTCTTCCCACTGTTCATGACTCTCTGGACTATGGCACCAAGTTGGATGATGTTTTTCTTGAAGCACCACTGGTTGAAAAAGAAGTTAGCAGCAGTTCAGTGATAGAAGATCTGGATAatagttctgaaaaaactccagAAGCAATTAGTGTTAATGTCAACCTGCCTACGTACAAAGAAACAAACTTTACTTGCACATCAAGTGAAGCTCTTGGTCATGATGCAAAAGAATCAAGAGTACCTCTGGGGCTTCCAAGTGAACCTTATTATGGTAATGCCGATGCAGTTTCAAACAGAGATTTGTGCCTGGACAGGCTACCTAAAAACATGCCCCTCCTTGCTTCTGCAAAGCTGGAAGCACAATCTGTGGGCCTTCAGCTTAAGAATGAAGAATTGTCTTTAGCAAATCATAGTTTCAATATTACTTATGTAACAAGTAAAGGTTCCCAGAAAAGTATGAACTCTGTACTGAGGCGTACAAAGAAGATTGTCACCaatatggaaaatgaaaaaagtgaCACGTGTATTCATAATGACCAGTATATGGAATACCACTGTTCAGCTGTTAAGGACTGTTTCATCTTATCTGATGGTACCAGCTTGGATAATGCTATGCTGAACAAGGATTCTTTTAAAGCTCAGATTGAGTTGAAGACTGAAAAAGCTACTTGCTTGGAAACACAACAGTTACTTGTACCTAATGATGAAAAAGCAGTCAGCCTTCCTGAGGAGAACATTCATTTAGCATGTGAATCTGTTCCTCGTGCAGATGATTGGAATTGCAATTGTGTGTTTAAGAAGATGCCAAATTATACTTCCGCAGCAGAAAGGTTGTTGCATTCAGCTGGCATTCTTGATGATCTAATAATGGACTCATTGGAAGTGAAGAGTTCAAATACAAATATTGAGGTAGAAAGCTTGAAACGCTATGATGATGCTTGTGAAAATACAAAGGAAAGGCTAGATTCTGACAACATAGAAAAAATTACTGTTACGGGTAAGGGACAAGAACAGATTAACTCTTGTGCATTACAGAAAGATGAAAAGGATAAAATAGAAATTCTGGATAGTGTAAACGCTTACAAAGACAGTCACCATGATGAGGCCAGTGAGCAGTCAGTCAGCACAGATGTGAACAAAAGCAAGGATCAAGATGGACACCAAATATACAACACAACAGTGGTCCTGGGAGAGAGAGAACTAAAGATGTACAAGACGACTGCATTACCTTGTGAATACCATCTCTCTGAAGACACTGTTTCAAAGAGTGATGCAGACTCCAGTATTCCAAGTCACAAAACATGTTCTAAGCAATCCTTTGATTTAGAATTGTCATGTTTTCAACATTCAGAGCAACTAAATGATACTGTTTGTCAGGTTGAAAATCAAAATCTTGCGTGTCAAATTGAGCTTATTGGACCAGTTTCTCACAAGCAAAATGAAACCCGGGTATCAAATGAAGTTCTAGAGTTCCAACACTGTGACTTGGACAACTCAAAGCACATATCAAACACTGGTGTGCAAACTATAACAAGTTCAGTGGAACAACCTGTGAGAGCAATCTGCTCCAAGGAAAATGAATTGTTAACTCTAAAAGATGAAAAGAGAACTCGATTGATTCATGAGTTTTTAGAAGAAAAGATTTTTCAAGGACCTTACCAAAAAATTATGGTAGATACAGACTTATCAGAATATACAGTCATCAGTGATTCATCAGAAGCAAAGAAAGTAGAATTAAAAGAATCCAATAATGTAGGTGCCGGTTCCAGGGAAGATCATGGAATTTTTAAAGACAGTACAGTAAATGCAGACCATTCAGAATACACAGACTCTGTCAGTAGTGCAAAGGAGGATCAAAAAGAATATACAATACTGGTAGAAAATTCCAAACTTTCTCCATTAGTGAACATTGGTAGCTTGGTTATGGATccagaaaataaaattaagaccATTGTTGATtccttttctgtctttctttcagCCTCCAAGAGTCTTTCATGTGTGCCAGAAGAAACAGCTATCATTCCAGGAATCAGAAGAGAAACCTGCTTACTGTTGGATTCTGCAgtaaatcatagaattgtagaaatAAAGAAAACTTGTCCTCAGTCAGGATTTGTGACTTTTACAGTTGCTGATGGTCCAGAGAGCAAGAACCCAGTGCAGTCAGAAGAATTCTGTGTGAACCAAGAGCTTTCCAGTGCTAAAGATGTAATTTCTGAAACCCCTTTAGCTCTGAGCTCAGAAATCTGCCTACCACAAAGAGATGAACTGCTTGCAACATCTTGGAATGTACAAATAGCTGACCAGGATTCATCTTCAACGAATGCCCTCTGTAATGACTACTCTGCTACAGACCCTCTTGTGCAGACACTTGAGAGAAGAACTGATAGCAGTGACAGCTCATCTGAAGCGAGAGAGAAAGCAATTAGCTCCCTAAATGAAGTTAAATTAGAAGTGTATACGGCAAGTCATGCTCGCAGCAGTGAGAGTTCTGTAAGTGCAGGGGATAGCGAGTCAGTTGTAAAAGAGATGGATGTAACTTCATCTGATAATAGTGATTGTGTCGCCGATCACTCAGAATTAGTAAGTGTTAAGTTGCTTTCAGAAACTGTAGACAGTTATCTGGAGTCTAAAGACTTAATTAACAGTGAGACATCAGACATCCATCAGACAACAGATAGCAGGAAGCCATCAAAAAATGACACAGAAGCATCTTTAAAATGTCTCGATTTCAGTGAAGTGTGTCAGTCTTATGAATTAAGTTCACACAGCAAAGACAACAGCAATGAAGTTAGAGACTCAATGAAGACTCCACATGACTCAGTCAGTGCAGAAAATGAGGTGCCTGATGCAGAAAGACTGGCGTTCACCTACTTTGTCCAAGCTCTTAAGCAACAGATGTGTGAAGAAACTGAAGTATGTCCAGCTCGAAACTTTCTACTCCATGTGGGACACATGCAGCAAATACAGGAGTCAAAAGACCAAGAGTCAGCAAAAATCCCATTTCAGGGCAGTGTGGTGTATGATACTGAGTCTTTAGAAGCTTCAGATGAATTGGTGGTATCTTCAGTAGTCACGAAGACTGAAAGTCCTAGAAAGCAGTTCTTTGCTGCCATAAGCAGTATTAGTGATGATAAACAAATATATAGCACTTTACAAGAAGTCAAAAGGCCAAAGATTTCTAAGAATGATGATTCAGAGCATATGAAGACTATGACCTCAGAAGTGGAAAGCCTGAGTGTTCATTTAGGGTCTCGCATTGAATTGTCAGCAGATAATACCCCTCTTGTTCCTTTTCCTCTCTCACTACCACAAGCTAAAAGCTTTGCTAAGGATGATGAAATCCATGGTGCCTTTAGAAACACATGCAAATCAAAAAGACTTTTCCCAGTAAAGCAGCAGACAAAAAGGAAGTGCGTAAAAACTCCCACATGGGATGAACTTAAAACTGTGAGAGAGAATAAAAAAGTTAAAAGCTCAGCTTTTAAAAGGAATTCCCCTGATGCTGTTCCTATGCAAGAACACAACCTTCTCAGCCCTATATATTTTGCACGTACACGATCAGCAAAGAAAGTAGAAATAGCCAGGAGATTGAACCTCATGTCAAAGAAGAAAGCCAATAAGTGCAGTTTGTTGAACCGTTTGAAACTTAGTAAATGTACCAAAGAACCAACACTACTAAGCAGACTGTCTACAATGGCCAGTAATTTACTGGCCTTACCCAAAAGCAGCCACAAGTTAAAGACTCTGCAATGTTCCTCTGAACTACCAATGATTGAAAGGTCCAGACAAACTAGATCTAAAAGACTACTAGAAGTTTTTTCATGCATTAACATGAAGATAAAATCTCAGCAGGGTGATGGCTTGTGCACCAAAATGTTCAGCTTTCAGCCATTGGCACTTTATCCTGTAGTCTCTTCCAAAATGTACATTTTAGACTTAAGTAGCAACATTCCATCAGTCTTCAATACTCCCATTTCCCCAATTTCTTTTCACATAAATTTGGACTTTGATTCTTTGATAAACCTCACAGGGATTACATCCCAACATTGTGTACCTGATAGACCAGCTTTAGGAGAGGCACTAGTACATCCGTGTCAGCCTTCAAAATGGACTTTCTCTTTCCTCCTGCCCCAAAGCTGCTCAGATATAACAGCTTTCAGGGAAGACACCAAACTCAGTAATGAGCTGCACTCTTCTGGTCTGTCTCTAACCACCACAGAGGCTGTAACCTCTAGTGATAATTGTAGGAGAAATCCCATAGCTAAAAGAGCAGGGTGCTCCATGCTTGGCCTTCACACAGTGCTAGCACTTTCTTCCCCTCAATGTTACAGGATCTGGACAAGAAGAAGAAATGTAACCAGTCGAATTCCTACTGTCCAGAGACTTTTTATATCGCAAATCACACAGGGCTTGACAGGGTTAAGGTCTCCAAATTCCGTATCAGATGACCTCTTCTCTTCATTGCCCAACTCACTGGGCAAGGTACTTGCCTTATGGATCCAGCATGGCCCTTCTGCCTGTCCCTCCGAATTCACTCCTCTCCATTCCAATCACTGCAAGTGGCAGCCAAGTCTGGGCATCGAGAGCAG TTATGTTGTGTTACCACACATGACTGTCCTGGGACCCAAAGCTGCAAGGACCACGGGTGTGGACATAAG GCTGGAACATTCGCTCTCTGATTGGCTACCAAAATCTTGCATGTTTCCAGAATTGGCAATATCTCCACTCAGGCTTTCAGTACCTGAATTTCAGGTCCATCCCTTTGATGCCCTCGATGCTTCTCTCTCACTATGTCCCACATCCCAGAGGGACACTGAACTGAAAAAA GCAGAGCCAGAAAAGAAGCCAAAGAGAGTTTCTCAGATCCGCATCCGAAAGACTGTTCCCAAGCCAGATCCTAACCTTACCCCCATGGGACTCCCCAGACGAAAAAG GCTGAAGAAGAAAGAATTTAGTTTAGAAGAAATTTACACAAACAAGAACTACAAGTCCCCTCCAATGACCAG ATGTCTGGAAACCATCTTTGAGGAGCCCAAGGAGAAAAATGGATCTTTGATCTCTATCAGCCAGCAGAAGAGGAAGCGGATTCTGGAGTTTCAGGACTTCACTATTCCCCGGAAGAGGAAGACACGAAGCAGAGTCAAAGTGGCGGGTAGTTTCACACGAGCCAAAAAGGCTGCAGTGCAGGGCAGAGAGATAGATGCCCTCCTTGTTCAGAAACTAATGGATCTTGATGCCTTCTTTGCAGAGGAGGATGAAAAGGAGCAATCATCTGGAAGCTGA